The Dendropsophus ebraccatus isolate aDenEbr1 chromosome 3, aDenEbr1.pat, whole genome shotgun sequence genome includes a region encoding these proteins:
- the ENKD1 gene encoding enkurin domain-containing protein 1 → MCEGASRLSGPIPPDPTLFPEYYVRPASARGRLEGTDVKLDFLSGPFAPDPTLYPTCYSARPASPVPRIRPNARDILEKGQSGTVGVLLKLEGVSLHTASPPPRKPKDHGKENVQRMREIQKRCKEKEVEKGQGAPKPVKALWKSPKYEQVESKVKAKLQEQPPPPKAVQANFLKSHTRCGAGLQPKRCPSPHRPTSASEDMQVRGSSIDFVAHNAKSVKKIQMRRSRSLQNLNEVLQEKQRQQQDYDTKQKGHVPQYLLDLKEQWKKEQEERKKQTPDPSLPPGHVMMPEHERQETLNKIKESQSQLLKELLKIPVRADNLSSQNRRTELEKKLSEIEEAIKVFNRPKVFIKIDS, encoded by the coding sequence ATGTGTGAAGGAGCTTCTCGGCTCTCCGGGCCGATCCCCCCTGATCCCACGCTGTTTCCCGAGTATTACGTGAGGCCGGCCTCAGCCCGGGGACGCCTGGAAGGGACTGATGTCAAGTTGGACTTTCTGTCCGGACCATTTGCTCCAGATCCCACCTTATATCCCACCTGTTACAGTGCCAGGCCTGCCAGCCCCGTACCCAGAATACGCCCCAATGCcagggacatcttggagaagggGCAGAGTGGCACAGTGGGGGTTCTCCTGAAGCTGGAGGGGGTCTCTCTCCACACTGCCTCACCACCTCCTAGAAAACCCAAGGACCATGGGAAAGAGAATGTGCAGCGCATGAGGGAGATCCAGAAGCGCTGTAAGGAGAAGGAAGTGGAGAAGGGTCAGGGGGCACCTAAACCAGTCAAGGCGCTATGGAAGTCGCCCAAATATGAACAGGTGGAGTCCAAGGTCAAAGCCAAACTCCAGGAACAGCCACCGCCCCCCAAGGCAGTGCAAGCCAACTTCCTAAAATCCCATACCCGGTGTGGCGCAGGGTTACAACCTAAGAGGTGCCCTTCCCCCCATAGACCCACCAGTGCCAGTGAGGACATGCAGGTCCGTGGTTCCAGCATTGACTTTGTAGCCCACAATGCAAAAAGTGTGAAGAAGATCCAGATGAGGCGCTCTCGCTCCTTACAAAACCTGAATGAGGTCCTGCAGgagaagcagcggcagcagcaggacTATGACACGAAGCAGAAGGGTCACGTACCGCAGTACCTGCTAGACCTGAAGGAGCAGTGGAAGAAGGAGCAAGAGGAACGTAAGAAACAGACCCCCGACCCATCACTCCCCCCTGGACACGTTATGATGCCCGAACATGAGCGTCAGGAGACACTAAATAAAATCAAGGAGTCTCAGTCCCAGCTACTCAAGGAGCTGCTAAAGATTCCAGTCCGAGCAGACAACCTCAGCAGCCAGAACCGACGCACCGAGCTGGAGAAGAAGCTGTCTGAGATTGAGGAAGCCATTAAAGTATTCAACCGCCCAAAGGTCTTCATAAAGATAGACTCTTAA